The sequence TTCCTAGGTGATGTGGGCTGTCACATTATTGTTTATTTAGAAAGGATGGCCCGGGGCCTCTCCATCTGCACCAGCAGTCTCCTCACAGTGGTCCAGGCCATCATCATGAGCCCCAGAGACTCCTGGTGGGGGAGGCTCAGACTGAGGTCCACATGGTATATGcttctctccctgctcttcttTTGGATTCTCAATTCCTTGATCAGCATGAACCTCCTCCACTCCATCAGAAACAGAGTCACAAATACATTACAACTGAGTAACAATAGTTTATACTGTTATTTCAAAAAAGAATGTCAGAAAATAAACAGCATGTTTCTCCTTCTTATGGTCCTGAGAGATGCAGTGTTTCAGGGAGCCATGGGAGGGGCCAGTGGCTACATGGTATCTCTTCTCCACAAGCACCACCAGCAGGTCCTCTACCTTCAGAAGGCCAAGCTTCTCTACAGAACTCCCCCTGAGCTGAGAGCTGCCCAGAGTGTCCTCCTTCTgatgctctgttttctttccttctattgggCAGATTGTGTTGTCTCTTtgtatttatctttctctttgaagaatGACTCCTTCACAATGCATTTTCAAGAATTTCTGACCCTTGGTTATGCagttctcagcccttttatcctGATTCACAGGGAAGGACACCTGGCTGAATGTTGGCATGCTCAGTAAGATTGGAGGAGCCACGTTGCTTCAGAAAAGGAGGTTTGAAACGGCTCTTAGTATTTTCTATGCCTTGTGTATGTTTTTTAATCAAGTAAGAAAAGCTTAAGCAGGTAAAGACAGTCTCACACAGTACAGCTTGGGGTGAGCAGCCTATGTCTGATACGAGGGTCAGATCAAAGAGAGAGGCACCCAGGTATCTTCTCATTTACTCTCACATCATACTTCAACATTCAGTGTGAACTCTGCACAGATAGATGGAGGCCATTCAGTGTGAACTCTGCATATATAGATGGAGGTCATTCAGTGTGAACTCTGCATAGATAGATGGAGGTCATTCGGTATGAACTCTGCACAGATAGATGGAGGTCATTCAGTGTGAACTCTACACAGATAGATGGAGGTCATTTGGTGTGAACTCTGCATAGATAGATGGAGGTCATTCAGAGTGAATTCCGCATAGATAGATGGAGGTCATTCAGTGTGAATTCTGCATAGATAGATGGAGGTCATTTGGTGTGAACTCTGCATAGATAGATGGGGGTCATTCAGTGTGAACTATGTGTAGATAGACAGAGGTCATTCAGAGTGAATTCTGCATAGATAGATGTAGGTCATTTGGTGTAAATTCTGCAAAGATAGATGAGGTCATTTGGTGTGAATGCTGCATAGATAGATGAGGTCATTTGGTGTAAATTCTACATAGATAGATGAGGTCATTTGGTGTGAACTCTGCATAGAtagatggaagtttctctccACTGAGCTTTAGGTAGTGAAGATCAGCAGAATGATGTGTCAGCATCTGCACAAATTACTGAAGTGAATCCCTTTGACTCAGGAACCCCATTTCTAGGAACTAATCCTTCAGATACAGGTGTTCACTGAAGAAATACAATTTACAAATTATCTACATCATTCCAAACACATTGCCTAAATACCAAATGAGATGTGCATTTGTTAGCTACTTGATAATATTCGGGGGCTGGGGAGTAACTCAGTGTCAGGGTGACTTCCTCTATGAACAAGGCCCAggctcagcctccagaaccaaagcaaagagaacaacacaacaGGAAACACATCCGCAGTTCCACACTTAGAAGAGAATTATGGCATTGAGGACcggtggagatggctcagcagggaaaggcacttaccaccagaCTGACACCTGAGCTTGACCCCAGGAACCACACGATTAAAGAAGTAAacttatgccgggcggtggtggcgcacgcctttaatcccagcactcgggaggcagagccaggcggatctctgtgagttcgaggccagcctgggctaccaagtgagttccaggaaaggcgcaaagctacacagagaaaccctgtctcgaaaaaccaaaaaaaaaaaaaaaaaaaaaagaagtaaacttACTTTCTTAagctgccctctgatctctataTGTACCAAGGCACATGCGTGCTCCCCTcccacaaataaatgtattttaaaaatttacaagattttttGGTGTGATATTTATAAGATGGTAAATAAGCTCAAAATATATTGATATAGAATGAAATATTCAAGTGCATttcaatgtaataaaataaaagcatgaaaatAATGGAATATAGTCATAGCTTTAATTAGATTTGCTCTATCATTTGCAAGAGTAAAAAACTATAAGAATTATTACATTTGAGAAAAACTAGAACAGAAGTTTAATAAGTACTTCCTTTTACCTTTctgagttattttgttttttaaaaatatgaggaaACTGAAGACATAGGTCAGCAGTAAAgatcacacactgctcttgcaaaggacccatgtttgattcccagtacatcaagtggttcacaactgcATATAACTTCAGGTCTGGGGGGATCCAGCATCTCTGCACTTCTctggcacctgtactcatgtgcacagacacacacacacacataactacaaataaaaataaacattttggcTATTGAACCCAAATTGGCCTCTTGCTttaaggcagaggctggctgtctaaattagggttttattgttgtgaagagacttcatgaccacagcaactctcataaaggaaaaca is a genomic window of Peromyscus maniculatus bairdii isolate BWxNUB_F1_BW_parent chromosome 5, HU_Pman_BW_mat_3.1, whole genome shotgun sequence containing:
- the LOC143273421 gene encoding vomeronasal type-1 receptor 4-like; amino-acid sequence: MVLNISEITIFLLITGLGTMVNISVFVNHIGGFVGSGKKSIHLILMHLAFTNIIMLFSKSIPTAIAALGLRHFLGDVGCHIIVYLERMARGLSICTSSLLTVVQAIIMSPRDSWWGRLRLRSTWYMLLSLLFFWILNSLISMNLLHSIRNRVTNTLQLSNNSLYCYFKKECQKINSMFLLLMVLRDAVFQGAMGGASGYMVSLLHKHHQQVLYLQKAKLLYRTPPELRAAQSVLLLMLCFLSFYWADCVVSLYLSFSLKNDSFTMHFQEFLTLGYAVLSPFILIHREGHLAECWHAQ